Proteins from one Ranitomeya variabilis isolate aRanVar5 chromosome 1, aRanVar5.hap1, whole genome shotgun sequence genomic window:
- the RNF185 gene encoding E3 ubiquitin-protein ligase RNF185 gives MASAGPAASASAENSGPGGASGSSNGEGSSQDSTFECNICLDTAKDAVISLCGHLFCWPCLHQWLETRPNRQVCPVCKAGISRDKVIPLYGRGSTGQEDPREKTPPRPQGQRPEPENRGGFQGFGFGDGGFQMSFGIGAFPFGMFATAFNINDGRPPPAVPGTPQYVDEQFLSRLFLFVALVIMFWLLIA, from the exons ATGGCGAGTGCAGGTCCAGCCGCCTCTGCATCTGCGGAGAATTCAGGCCCTGGTGGAGCAAGTGGAAGCAGCAATGGCGAGGGGAGCAGCCAGGACAGTACGTTTGAGTGCAACATTTGCCTGGACACCGCCAAGGATGCAGTGATTAGCTTATGTGGCCACCTCTTCTG CTGGCCATGTTTGCATCAA TGGTTAGAAACGCGACCCAATCGTCAGGTGTGTCCTGTGTGCAAAGCTGGAATTAGCCGTGATAAAGTAATACCTTTGTATGGAAGAGGAAGCACGGGGCAAGAAGACCCTCG GGAAAAAACTCCTCCACGGCCTCAAGGGCAGCGACCAGAACCGGAGAACAGAGGG ggTTTCCAAGGATTTGGTTTTGGAGACGGAGGCTTTCAGATGTCCTTTGGCATTGGAGCGTTTCCATTTGGAATGTTTGCTACAGCATTTAacattaatgatggtcgtcctccgcCAG CTGTCCCCGGAACCCCTCAGTATGTGGATGAGCAGTTCCTGTCACGTCTGTTCCTCTTTGTTGCCTTGGTCATAATGTTTTGGCTGTTGATCGCTTGA